The following proteins are co-located in the Microplitis demolitor isolate Queensland-Clemson2020A chromosome 3, iyMicDemo2.1a, whole genome shotgun sequence genome:
- the LOC103572815 gene encoding uncharacterized protein LOC103572815 — MFPVTHTAAIDSSSSSQETMALQRQVSELSRQVAAFTTAFNKNRGRSPARKPNQRSRSNSKPRKLDKTGIYLSVYPYGWMKCKPTPEGYQLHAANGSLIETYGCITLSLNLGLRREFTWRFIIADITKPIIAADFLSHFNLLIDHKHRQLCDGFTGLQTRVDSIRSDAKCIELIEGDTVYHKLLSNYPAITRPEGITSAKKHSTVHHIKTTSGPPVSCKARHLAPNKLKIAQEEFCKMVQLGIAHPLTSLWASPLYLVPKKSGD, encoded by the exons ATGTTCCCAGTTACTCACACCGCTGCCATAgattcatcatcatcttccCAGGAGACGATGGCGCTGCAGAGACAAGTCAGCGAACTATCTCGGCAAGTAGCAGCCTTCACGACAGCTTTCAACAAGAACCGCGGCAGATCTCCAGCTCGAAAACCAAACCAACGCTCCCGAAGCAATTCAAAGCCACGCAAGCTTGATAAAACAGGCATCT ATCTTTCTGTTTATCCATACGGGTGGATGAAATGCAAGCCTACGCCAGAAGGATACCAACTTCATGCAGCAAACGGCTCGCTGATCGAAACATACGGGTGTATCACTCTGTCACTAAACCTCGGTTTACGTCGAGAATTTACGTGGAGATTCATCATCGCTGACATCACGAAACCAATTATTGCTGCTGATTTCCTAAgtcattttaatttgttaatcgACCACAAACACAGACAATTATGTGACGGCTTCACTGGTCTCCAAACACGCGTAGATTCCATACGCTCAGATGCAAAATGCATTGAATTAATCGAAGGTGATACAGTTTATCATAAACTGTTGTCAAACTACCCGGCTATAACTCGACCTGAAGGAATAACTTCAGCAAAGAAGCATTCCACAGTACACCACATCAAGACGACATCAGGACCTCCGGTATCGTGTAAAGCGCGACATCTTGCACCtaacaaattgaaaattgcGCAGGAAGAATTTTGCAAGATGGTTCAACTGGGTATCGCACATCCTTTGACCAGTCTTTGGGCATCCCCACTCTATCTTGTACCCAAGAAATCTGGAGATTAG